A stretch of Besnoitia besnoiti strain Bb-Ger1 chromosome III, whole genome shotgun sequence DNA encodes these proteins:
- a CDS encoding ribonuclease type III Dicer (encoded by transcript BESB_049860), producing MEETLPRTISVASDTEREAEANLRTEKDANSEEGEKERVVSAWIYTKSLADVYDSLTAVTLISSGYDFHAVWEVIEEDVASCAACVKRLLAAVGRA from the exons ATGGAGGAGACTCTGCCGCGAACGATTTCAGTGGCGAGCGACAcagagcgagaggcagaagcgaaTCTGAGAACCGAGAAGGATGCAAATagcgaagagggagaaaaggaaCGCGTTGTGTCTGCGTGGATATACACGAAGAGTCTCGCAGACGTCTACGACTCTCTTACGGCTGTGACGCTCATTTCTTCGGGCTACGACTTCCAC GCCGTCTGGGAGGTGATTGAGGAAGACGTCGCaagctgcgccgcgtgcgtcaAGCGCCTCTTAGCTGCCGTCGGGCGCGCTTGA
- a CDS encoding hypothetical protein (encoded by transcript BESB_049850): MVFFFFLAAVLQRRPAPPAAKRFFSLLFLLLSTSAFLLEFLPGSTLWRICRGAYAAARRSAVSVPPLGSPFFASYPARRRELTVSSEFSRFSAESSSPFFSYVSPAPSFFLIPLPSSHSSPCCLTSPFSRSALSQARSPGAATAPSCLYSFLPSSVCVSSACVLRRPPRCSSLASTSSPLSAASNWSSYPFPAFFSRRVFRLSPSFPSPSSSPSLPSSLLFSSSRSALGASASERSLEALIGEDSVRYEQEDAARGRKRAAPPPVAEASGEAYHILIAPAESAETAARRRERAGAEERNADETQSQRGDEEAEGLSAAHRVREALQALLWESNIQGEVTLDVFPSEAAAEAFLARLRSESADRGEEREVQNSEEVADPHVADASARDEEEPVLHGALKETLPAAPPALSPLFSTSASSAFSSLSPAASPQSGWALPRPVRVYVHSSARPTVVSEAISDFSKISLFADAVVPRGARKEAFGVALKILERGMREAEERGKSATAAALLEDARRTLPLRGGFLVSDIFKKQTEMFLREKKGHEAVNAAVHAVEAAPECSEAWGTLGDAYRSLRRFWEARSAYDIAAHLSPSKNRFAFLILALDRALQGADRDPELLQANLPTVEPATLKMPTGLAIEANDSTLGGCYVAYVAEDSKADKAGVRPGAQVVAVGDQVLLGRPLSACLEALTFPARASRAQAVPSLRFLFFHGCLTDLYGFRAFAHLQAAGRLEEIFALVRRSEDIVRLMRAREKEEAREFGFGQTHVGALQVDRAYGRHADLDDYLKRRQLM, translated from the exons ATggtgttttttttctttttggcTGCAGTTCTCCAACGCAGACcggcgcctccagctgcgAAACGATTCTTCTCTCTACTCTTCCTTCTACTCTCCAcctccgccttcttgctCGAGTTTCTTCCAGGTTCGACTCTGTGGAGgatctgcagaggcgcgtacgccgccgcgcgaaggtCCGCTGTGTCTGTGCCGCCTCTGGGGTctcccttcttcgcttcttacccggctcgccgcagagaacTGACTGTTTCCTCTGAATTTTCCCGATTTTCTGCAGAATCGtcttctcctttcttctcgtACGTGTCGCCAGCACCGAGTTTTTTCTTGATTCCGCTCCCTTCTTCTCACTCTTCTCCTTGCTGCCTCacgtctcctttctcgcgCTCTGCCCTCTCTCAGGCGAGGTCTCCTGGCGCCGCTACTGCGCCGTCGTGTCTGTATTCTTTTCTGCCCTCGTCTGTTTGTGTCTCGTCTGCCTGtgtcctgcgccgcccacCTCGTTGTTCTTCACTCGCTTCCAcatcgtcgcctctgtcCGCTGCATCGAACTGGTCGTCTTACCCCTTTCCTGCATTTTTTTCTCGTCGCGTCTTCAggctctctccttctttcccttctccttcttcctctccttctcttccttcttctcttctgttctcttcttctcgctccgcgctgggcgccagcgcgagcgagcggtCGCTGGAGGCTCTGATCGGCGAAGATTCCGTGCGTTATGAgcaggaagacgcagcgcgagggcggaagcgcgcggcgccaccgcctgtcgcggaggcctcgggcGAGGCCTATCACATTCTAATTGCGCCGGCGGAGTCGGCtgagacagcggcgaggaggcgcgaacgCGCAGGAGCGGAGGAAAGGAACGCAGACGAAACGCAAAgtcagcgaggagacgaagaagcagaaggttTGAGCGCAGCGCATCGCGTTCGCGAAGccctgcaggcgcttctgTGGGAGTCGAACATCCAGGGCGAGGTGACCCTTGACGTGTTTCCTtccgaggccgcagcggaggcgtttcttgcgcgtctccgctccgAATCGGCTGatcgcggagaggagagagaagtaCAAAACTCGGAGGAGGTGGCAGATCCGCATGTGGCagacgcgtcggcgcgcgacgaggaagagccGGTCCTTCACGGGGCCTTGAAGGAGACGTTGCCTGCCGCCCCGCCTGCGCTTTCTCCGCTCTTTTCTACATCGGCTTCATCAGCATTTTCGAGTttgtcgcctgcggcttcgcctcagTCAGGctgggcgctgccgcggccggttcgggtgtacgtacactcgAGTGCGCGGCCAACGGTCGTCTCGGAGGCGATTTCCGACTTTTCAAAGATCTCGCTTTTCGCCGACGCGGTtgtcccgcgcggcgcgcggaaggaggccttcggcgtcgcgctgaAGATTCTCGAGCGCGGCATGCGGGAGGCTGAGGAGCGCGGAAaaagcgcgacggcggcggcgcttctcgaagacgcgcggcgcacgcttccgctccgcggcggcttcctcgtctcaGACATCTTCAAGAAACAAACTGAAATGTTTCtccgcgagaagaaggggcACGAAGCGGTCAACGCGGCGGTCCACGCGGTGGAG gcggcgccggagtgCAGCGAGGCATGGGGCACGCTGGGTGACGCCTAccggtcgctgcggcgaTTCTGGGAAGCGCGGAGTGCCTACGACATCGCGGCACATCTGTCTCCCTCGAAGAACAGATTCGCGTTCCTGATTCTCGCGCTCGATCGCGCTCTCCAGGGCGCCGACCGCGACCCCGAACTCCTTCAGGCGAACCTCCCGACAGTCGA gcCGGCGACGTTGAAGATGCCGACCGGCTTGGCGATCGAGGCGAACGATTCGACGCTGGGAGGCTGCTACGTCGCGTACGTCGCGGAGGACAGCAAGGCAGACAAGGCGGGCGTCCGCCCAG GTGCCCAGGTCGTGGCTGTCGGCGACCAGGTGTTGCTGGGTCGGCCTCTGTCAGCGTGTCTGGAGGCGCTGACGTtcccggcgcgcgcgtcgcgtgcgcaggcggtgccttcgctgcgttttctcttcttccacgGCTGTCTGACGGATCTCTACGGCTTCCGCGCGTTTGCGCatctgcaggccgcggggCGGCTCGAAGAGATCTTCGCATTGGTGCGACGGAGCGAAGATATCGTGCGGCtgatgcgcgcgcgcgagaaggaggaggcgcgcgagttcgGATTTGGGCAGACACacgtcggcgcgctgcaggttGACCGCGCCTACGGCCGCCACGCGGACTTAGATGACTACTTGAAGCGCAGACAGCTCATGTAG